The Beijerinckiaceae bacterium RH AL1 genome has a segment encoding these proteins:
- the glpD_2 gene encoding sn-glycerol-3-phosphate dehydrogenase, aerobic, FAD/NAD(P)-binding (ID:RHAL1_03263;~source:Prodigal:2.6): MDIPYDLLVIGGGINGTGIARDAAGRGLRVLLCEKDDLAEATSSSSTKLIHGGLRYLEYYEFRLVHEALAERERLLKIAPHIIWPLRFVLPHAEGLRPAWMLRLGLFLYDHLARLRTLPGSKSVRLRTSPVGAPLQERLTKGFIYSDCWVEDSRLVVLNAIDARAHGADVRTRTKVESARRDGDAWVATLRGARGQETVRAKIVVNAAGPWVSQTLGGTLGVNAKAAVRLIKGSHIVTKKLYEGDQAYILQNPDKRIVFAIPYERDYTLIGTTDVPYDEAPGPVRISPEETTYLCESINRFFTKRIGPADVVWSYSGVRPLFDDAAENASAVTRDYVLDIHDADGALPVLSVFGGKITTYRRLAEHAIAKLEKYLPALKKGWTDTAPLPGGDMDDFDAWLAGFRKRHPFLPEALATRLVRDYGTRAETIVGTATSLADLGEDFGAGLTRAEVDYLVAEEWAVAAADILWRRSKLGLRLSKDEADRLEGYLEKRAAAA; the protein is encoded by the coding sequence ATGGACATCCCTTACGACCTCCTCGTCATCGGCGGCGGCATCAACGGCACCGGCATCGCGCGCGACGCCGCCGGCCGCGGCCTCCGCGTGCTGCTCTGCGAAAAGGACGACCTTGCGGAAGCAACGTCGTCATCGTCGACGAAGCTGATCCACGGCGGCCTGCGCTATCTCGAATATTACGAGTTCCGCCTCGTGCACGAGGCGCTGGCCGAGCGCGAGCGGCTGCTCAAGATCGCCCCCCATATCATCTGGCCGCTGCGCTTCGTGCTGCCGCACGCCGAGGGGCTGCGGCCGGCCTGGATGCTGCGGCTCGGGCTCTTTCTCTACGACCATCTCGCCCGCCTGCGCACGCTTCCGGGTTCGAAGAGCGTTCGTTTGCGAACATCGCCCGTCGGCGCGCCGCTGCAGGAGCGGCTGACCAAGGGCTTCATCTACTCCGACTGCTGGGTCGAGGATTCCCGCCTCGTCGTGCTCAACGCCATCGACGCCCGCGCCCACGGCGCCGACGTTCGCACCCGCACCAAGGTCGAGAGCGCGCGGCGCGACGGAGACGCCTGGGTCGCGACGCTGCGCGGCGCCCGGGGCCAGGAGACCGTGCGGGCGAAGATCGTCGTCAACGCCGCCGGCCCGTGGGTGTCGCAGACGCTCGGCGGCACGCTCGGCGTCAACGCCAAGGCCGCCGTCCGCCTCATCAAGGGCAGCCACATCGTCACCAAGAAGCTCTACGAGGGCGACCAGGCCTACATCCTGCAGAACCCCGACAAGCGCATCGTCTTCGCGATCCCCTACGAGCGCGACTACACGCTGATCGGCACGACCGACGTGCCCTACGACGAAGCGCCGGGCCCGGTGCGCATCTCGCCGGAGGAGACGACCTATCTCTGCGAGAGCATCAACCGGTTCTTCACCAAACGGATCGGCCCCGCCGACGTCGTGTGGAGCTACTCGGGCGTGCGCCCGCTCTTCGACGACGCCGCCGAGAACGCGTCCGCCGTGACGCGCGACTACGTGCTCGACATCCACGACGCCGACGGCGCGCTACCGGTGCTTTCCGTCTTCGGCGGCAAGATCACGACCTACCGCCGCCTCGCCGAGCACGCGATCGCCAAGCTCGAGAAGTATCTGCCGGCGCTGAAGAAGGGCTGGACCGACACCGCGCCGCTGCCCGGCGGCGACATGGACGACTTCGACGCCTGGCTCGCGGGCTTTCGCAAGCGCCACCCCTTCCTGCCGGAGGCGCTGGCGACGCGGCTCGTGCGCGACTACGGCACCCGCGCCGAGACGATCGTCGGCACCGCAACCAGTCTCGCCGACCTCGGCGAGGATTTCGGCGCCGGGCTGACGCGCGCCGAGGTCGACTATCTCGTCGCCGAGGAGTGGGCGGTGGCCGCCGCCGACATCCTGTGGCGGCGCTCCAAGCTCGGCCTGCGTCTGTCGAAAGATGAGGCCGACCGGCTGGAGGGCTACCTCGAAAAGCGAGCCGCTGCCGCTTAG